A single genomic interval of Tsukamurella paurometabola harbors:
- a CDS encoding gluconeogenesis factor YvcK family protein produces the protein MTGPKIASLGGGHGLFATLRAGRALGADITAIVTVADDGGSSGRLRSELGIIPPGDLRMALAALMPDDDRGEFWAGILQHRFGGGGAMAGHPVGNLLLAGLCEVLGDPVDALDAIADRFGVQGRVLPMVPGPLRIEADVTGLEDDPRLSRVIRGQVAVAVTPGQVRRVRLLPAHPEACADAVEAIMAADVVTLGPGSWFSSVIPHVLVPEQVDALRRTNARRVLILNLAPEPEETGGYSPERHLHVLAAHADGLRFDDVLVDARTVPPGAEREHLIRATALLGATPHFVDVGVPGTHQHDPEALAAAIAKVAYSELSDRE, from the coding sequence ATGACGGGCCCGAAGATCGCCTCCCTCGGAGGGGGCCACGGACTGTTCGCGACGCTGCGCGCGGGCCGCGCGCTCGGTGCCGACATCACGGCGATCGTCACCGTCGCCGACGACGGCGGATCCTCGGGCCGGCTCCGCAGTGAGCTCGGCATCATCCCGCCCGGCGACCTGCGGATGGCGCTCGCGGCGCTCATGCCCGACGACGACCGCGGGGAGTTCTGGGCGGGGATCCTGCAGCACCGCTTCGGTGGCGGCGGTGCGATGGCCGGCCACCCCGTCGGGAACCTGCTCCTCGCCGGGCTGTGCGAGGTCCTGGGTGACCCGGTCGACGCGTTGGACGCGATCGCCGACCGGTTCGGCGTGCAGGGGCGTGTGCTGCCGATGGTGCCGGGGCCCTTGCGGATCGAGGCCGATGTGACCGGACTCGAGGACGACCCGCGGCTGTCGCGCGTGATCCGGGGACAGGTGGCCGTGGCGGTCACGCCGGGGCAGGTGCGCCGGGTGCGCCTCCTGCCCGCGCATCCGGAGGCGTGCGCCGACGCGGTCGAGGCGATCATGGCGGCGGACGTCGTGACGCTGGGCCCGGGATCGTGGTTCAGCTCCGTCATCCCGCACGTCCTCGTGCCCGAGCAGGTGGACGCGCTGCGCCGCACGAACGCCCGGCGGGTGCTGATCCTCAACCTGGCTCCCGAGCCCGAGGAGACCGGGGGCTATTCGCCCGAGCGGCACCTGCACGTGCTGGCCGCGCACGCGGACGGGCTGCGCTTCGACGACGTCCTGGTCGACGCCCGCACGGTGCCCCCGGGCGCCGAGCGCGAGCACCTCATCCGTGCCACCGCACTGCTGGGTGCGACGCCCCACTTCGTGGACGTCGGCGTGCCCGGGACGCATCAGCACGACCCCGAGGCACTGGCAGCCGCGATCGCGAAAGTGGCCTACAGTGAACTCTCGGACCGCGAATAG
- the whiA gene encoding DNA-binding protein WhiA: protein MTSQVKDELSRLSITQVSARRAEVASLLRFAGGLHIQGGRVIVEAEVDMGITARRLRKEILDLYGYNSDVHVLSAGGLRKAARYIVRVVKDGEALARQTGLLDMRGRPVVGLPSQIVGGSVHDAEAAWRGAFLAHGSLTEPGRSSALEVSCPGPEVALALVGCARRLGVTAKAREVRGADRVVVRDGEAIGALLTRMGANDTRLVWEERRMRREVRATANRLANFDDANLRRSARAAVAAAARVERALEILGSDVPEHLAQAGSLRVQHRQASLEELGQLADPPMTKDAVAGRIRRLLSMADKRAAADGVPDTESAVTADMLDEG from the coding sequence CTGACATCCCAGGTCAAGGACGAGCTGAGCAGGCTCTCCATCACCCAGGTGAGCGCGCGCCGCGCCGAGGTCGCCTCGTTGCTGCGCTTCGCGGGCGGCCTTCACATCCAGGGCGGCCGGGTGATCGTCGAGGCCGAGGTCGACATGGGGATCACGGCTCGTCGGCTCCGCAAGGAGATCCTCGATCTCTACGGCTACAACTCGGACGTGCACGTGCTCAGCGCGGGTGGCCTGCGCAAGGCGGCCCGGTACATCGTCCGCGTGGTCAAGGACGGGGAGGCCCTCGCCCGGCAGACGGGGCTGCTCGACATGCGTGGACGCCCCGTGGTCGGGCTCCCGTCGCAGATCGTCGGAGGGTCCGTGCATGACGCGGAGGCCGCGTGGCGCGGTGCCTTCCTCGCGCACGGCTCGCTGACCGAACCGGGTCGTTCGAGTGCGCTCGAGGTCTCCTGCCCCGGCCCCGAGGTCGCGCTCGCCCTCGTCGGGTGTGCGCGTAGGCTCGGTGTGACCGCCAAGGCCCGCGAGGTGCGCGGTGCCGACCGGGTGGTCGTCCGGGACGGCGAGGCGATCGGTGCTCTGCTCACCCGGATGGGTGCCAACGACACGCGGCTCGTGTGGGAGGAGCGCCGCATGCGGCGCGAGGTGCGGGCCACCGCGAACCGCCTGGCGAACTTCGATGACGCCAACCTCCGGCGCTCCGCTCGGGCCGCCGTCGCCGCCGCGGCGCGCGTGGAGCGGGCGCTGGAGATCCTCGGTTCGGACGTGCCCGAGCACCTCGCGCAGGCGGGCTCGCTGCGCGTGCAGCATCGTCAGGCCTCGCTCGAGGAACTCGGGCAGCTGGCCGACCCGCCCATGACGAAGGACGCCGTCGCGGGGCGGATCCGGCGGCTGCTGTCGATGGCGGATAAGCGCGCCGCCGCCGACGGGGTGCCGGACACCGAGTCCGCCGTCACGGCCGACATGCTCGACGAGGGCTGA
- a CDS encoding M15 family metallopeptidase produces the protein MSLRRTASLTSAALAVATSALVAPAASADTVPGTAGLDPALAEAYSAAYRAAAANGVVLSITSGKRSRAQQQWLWEDALARYGSPPAARRWVLPPDESTHVSGEAVDVGPWQGASWLHATGNRWGLCRTFDNEWWHFELVTSPGGQCPPTVPDAAHR, from the coding sequence GTGTCCCTCCGCCGCACCGCCTCCCTGACCTCCGCCGCGCTCGCCGTGGCCACGTCCGCGCTGGTGGCTCCGGCGGCGTCGGCGGACACGGTGCCCGGCACCGCCGGCCTCGATCCCGCCCTCGCGGAGGCGTACTCGGCGGCGTACCGGGCGGCCGCCGCGAACGGGGTGGTGCTCAGCATCACGTCCGGGAAGCGGTCCCGGGCGCAACAGCAGTGGCTGTGGGAGGACGCGCTCGCGCGGTACGGCTCCCCGCCCGCCGCGCGCCGGTGGGTACTGCCGCCGGACGAGTCGACCCACGTCAGCGGCGAAGCCGTCGACGTCGGCCCGTGGCAGGGCGCGTCGTGGCTGCACGCGACCGGGAACCGGTGGGGCCTGTGCCGCACCTTCGACAACGAGTGGTGGCACTTCGAGCTCGTCACCTCCCCGGGTGGGCAGTGCCCGCCGACCGTGCCCGACGCCGCGCACCGCTGA
- the rapZ gene encoding RNase adapter RapZ, producing the protein MDVLLVTGLSGAGRGTAAKVLEDLGWYVADNLPPALISNMVDISLADESRIHRLCIVTDVRSRTFTGDFANIRRELAEKDIEPRVLFLDASDETLIRRFEQVRRKHPLQGSGTLAEGIAAERRILQPIRSTADLVLDTSTLSVARLRETIENSFRTLRSGTITVTVESFGFKNGILLDADMVLDVRFLPNPFWVPELRPLNGLTEEVSGYVLGQPGASDFLDTYAQLLDPLLAGYRREGKTYLTVGIGCTGGKHRSVAMTEELVRRLAGRPGIEVRAAHRDLGLE; encoded by the coding sequence ATGGACGTGCTCCTGGTGACGGGCCTGTCCGGGGCGGGCCGTGGCACCGCGGCCAAGGTGCTCGAGGACCTCGGCTGGTACGTCGCCGACAATCTGCCGCCGGCCCTGATCAGCAACATGGTGGACATCTCGCTCGCCGACGAGTCGCGGATCCACCGCCTGTGCATCGTGACCGACGTGCGCAGTCGCACCTTCACCGGCGACTTCGCGAACATCCGGCGCGAACTGGCGGAGAAGGACATCGAGCCCCGCGTGCTCTTCCTCGACGCGTCCGACGAGACCCTGATCCGCCGGTTCGAGCAGGTGCGGCGCAAACACCCGCTGCAGGGGAGCGGGACACTCGCCGAGGGCATCGCCGCGGAGCGCCGCATCCTGCAGCCCATCCGCTCGACGGCGGACCTGGTGCTCGATACCTCCACCCTCTCGGTGGCGCGGCTGCGGGAGACGATCGAGAACTCCTTCCGCACGCTGCGCTCGGGGACGATCACCGTCACCGTCGAGTCCTTCGGCTTCAAGAACGGCATCCTGCTCGACGCGGACATGGTGCTCGACGTGCGTTTCCTGCCGAACCCGTTCTGGGTGCCCGAGCTGCGCCCGCTCAACGGGCTCACCGAGGAGGTCTCCGGATACGTGCTGGGGCAGCCCGGCGCCTCCGACTTCCTCGACACGTACGCCCAACTGCTCGACCCGCTCCTCGCGGGGTACCGGCGCGAGGGCAAGACCTACCTCACCGTGGGCATCGGCTGCACCGGCGGCAAACACCGCAGCGTCGCCATGACCGAAGAGCTGGTGCGCCGGCTCGCGGGCCGACCCGGCATCGAAGTGCGTGCGGCGCACCGGGATCTGGGGCTCGAATGA